One window of Doryrhamphus excisus isolate RoL2022-K1 chromosome 13, RoL_Dexc_1.0, whole genome shotgun sequence genomic DNA carries:
- the LOC131140074 gene encoding E3 ubiquitin-protein ligase HECTD1-like codes for MADVDPDTLLEWLQMGQGDERDMQLIALEQLCMLLLMSDNVDRCFETCPPRTFLPALCKIFLDESAPDNVLEVTARAITYYLDVSAECTRRIVGVDGAIKALCSRLVVVELNNRTSRDLAEQCVKVLELICTRESGAVFEAGGLNCVLSFIRDSGHLVHKDTLHSAMAVVSRLCSKMEPQDSSLETCVESLSSLLKHEDHQVSDGALRCFASLADRFTRRGVDPAPLAKHGLTEELLSRMAAAGGAASGPSSACKPGRTSTGAAPSAPDSKLSNQVSTIVSLLSTLCRGSPLVTHDLLRSALPNSMESALGGDERCVLDTMRLVDLLLVLLFEGRKALPKSTAGSSSRIPCLRRLDSSGERSHRQLIDCIRSKDTDALIDAIDTGAFEVNFMDDVGQTLLNWASAFGTQEMVEFLCERGADVNRGQRSSSLHYAACFGRPQVAKTLLRHGANPDLRDEDGKTPLDKARERGHSEVVAILQSPGDWMCPVNKGDDKKKKDVNKEEEEGGEPKGDPEMAPIYLKRLLPVFAQTFQQTMLPSIRKASLALIRKMVHYSSEVLLKEVCDSETGHNLPTILVEISATVLDQEDDDDGHLLALQIIRDLVDKGGDVFLDQLARLGVINKVSTLAGPASDDENEDEVKPEKEEEVQEDAREILQGKPYHWRDWSIIRGRDCLYIWSDAAALELSNGSNGWFRFILDGKLATMYSSGSPEGGSDSSESRSEFLEKLQRARSQVKPVTSSQPILSSLGPSKLTVGNWSLTCLKDGEIAIHNSDGQQATILKEDLPGFVFESNRGTKHSFTAETSLGSEFVTGWTGKRGRKLKSKLEKTKQKVKSMARELYDDHFKAVESMPRGVVVTLRNISTQLESSWELHTNRQCVEGENTWRDLMKTALENLIVVLKDENTISPYEMCSSGLVQALFTVLNNSVDLDLKHDCKPLMERINVFKAAFSENEDDESQPAIALIRKLIAVLESIERLPLHLYDTPGSSYNLQILTRRLRFRLERAPGETALIDRTGRMLKMEPLATVESLEQYLLKMVAKQWYDFERSSFIFVRKLREGQTFTFRHQHDFDENGVIYWVGTNAKTAYEWVNPAAYGLVVVTSSEGRNLPYGRLEDILSRDSSALNCHTNDDKNAWFAVDLGLWVIPSAYTLRHARGYGRSALRNWVFQVSKDGQNWTTLYTHMDDCSLTEPGSTATWPLDPSKDEKQGWRHIRIKQMGKNASAQTHYLSLSGLELYGTVTSVCEDQLGKAVKEAEANLRRQRRLFRSQVMKYIVPGARVVRGIDWKWRDQDGNPAGEGTVTGEAHNGWIDVTWDAGGSNSYRMGAEGKFDLKLAPGYDPESAATAPSPKPVSSAVSGPAFSTVGHSLTPAASGGTTTTSSSSQQQSWSSLVKNNCPDKGGASSLGGASSSSRKGSSSSVCSVASSSDISLSSSLGLPAGGLRPDKRVEGLLLDQGSGVGGLTGGGAGSEGQQQEPIVVLSSAMEGGSGSASSSGTITADAAAPGEEGRNKDPSDDPATAISMGLVSVSSPDVSSVSESPSKDVPSQRPLCSAANARLSVSSLLAAGAPMSSSASVPNLSSREASLMESFVRRAPNMSRTNATNNMNLSRSSSDNNTNTLGRNVMSTATSPLMGAQSFPNLTTTGTTSTVTMSTSIVTSSNNVATATTGLSVGQLLSNTLTTSLTSTSSESDTGQEAEFSLYDFLDSCRANTLLAELDDEEDLPEPDDDDDENEDDNQEDQEYEEVLEEEEYETKGGRRRTWDDDFVLKRQFSALVPAFDPRPGRTNVQQTTDLEIPPPGTPCSEVQEEVECAPSPHLALTLKVAGLGTTREVELPLSNYKSTIFFYVQRLLQLSCNGAVKTDKLRRIWEPTYTIMYRELKDACKEKESDKMDFCEHSVGGSGLSPNSLLSNQSSDILGCSRETPQAKAGCSQNTCGVEDVLQLLRILYIIGGDAASNARTLQEDADELQFNAAPEEFTSKKITTKILQQIEEPLALASGALPDWCEQLTSKCPFLIPFETRQLFFTCTAFGASRAIVWLQNRREATMERSRPSTTVRRDDPGDFRVGRLKHERVKVPRGEAMMEWAESVMQIHADRKSVLEVEFQGEEGTGLGPTLEFYALVAAEFQRTSLGIWLCDDDFPDDESRQVDLGGGLKPPGFYVQRSCGLFPAPFPQDSEELERITKLFHFLGVFLAKCIQDNRLVDLPVSQPFFKLLCMGDIKSNMSKLLYSSRGSPQGHDSERPLLSDVQSQASTEESQETYSVGSFDEDSKSEFIMDPPKPKPPAWYHGILTWEDFQLVNPHRASFLKEVKELVVKRRQILASKNLSEDDKNTRLQDLMLRNPLGSGPPLSIEDLGLNFQFCPSSKVHGFSAVDLKLNGDDEMVTMENAEDYVELMFDFCMHTGIQKQMEAFREGFNRVFPMEKLSSFSHKEVQMILCGNQSPSWTADDIINYTEPKLGYTRDSPGFLRFVRVLCGMSSDERKAFLQFTTGCSTLPPGGLANLHPRLTIVRKVDATDSSYPSVNTCVHYLKLPEYSSEDIVRERLLAATMEKGFHLN; via the exons ATGGCAGACGTGGACCCAGACACCCTGCTGGAGTGGCTCCAGATGGGTCAAGGCGACGAGCGCGACATGCAACTCATCGCTTTGGAGCAACTCTGCATGCTGTTGCTCATGTCTGACAATGTGGACCGCTGCTTTGAGAC GTGTCCCCCTCGGACCTTCCTCCCGGCGCTGTGTAAGATCTTCCTGGATGAGAGTGCTCCAGACAATGTGCTGGAAGTGACGGCGCGCGCCATCACCTACTACCTGGACGTGTCTGCAGAATGCACCCGTAGGATTGTAGGTGTGGACGGCGCCATTAAAGCGCTCTGCAGCCGTCTGGTGGTGGTGGAGCTCAACAACAGAACCAGCAGAGACCTGGCTGAGCAGTGCGTCAAG GTCCTCGAGCTGATCTGTACCAGGGAGTCCGGTGCCGTTTTCGAGGCGGGCGGCCTGAACTGCGTGCTGAGCTTCATCAGAGACAGCGGCCACCTGGTGCACAAAGATACGCTACACTCGGCCATGGCGGTGGTGTCCCGCCTCTGCAGCAAGATGGAGCCTCAAGACTCGTCTTTGGAGACCTGCGTGGAGTCTCTGTCCAGCCTTCTCAAGCATGAAGATCACCAG GTATCAGACGGCGCTCTGCGCTGCTTTGCTTCATTGGCGGACCGCTTCACCCGACGAGGTGTGGACCCTGCCCCTTTAGCCAAACACGGCCTGACGGAGGAGCTGCTCTCCCGCATGGCAGCTGCCGGCGGTGCCGCGTCGGGTCCCTCCTCAGCCTGTAAGCCCGGCCGCACGTCGACGGGCGCTGCCCCTTCAGCGCCCGACTCCAAACTTAGCAATCAAGTGTCGACCATTGTCAGTCTCCTGTCCACGCTCTGCAGGGGCTCCCCACTCGTCACGCAC GACCTGCTGCGCTCCGCTCTGCCAAACTCCATGGAGTCTGCCCTGGGAGGGGACGAGCGCTGTGTGCTGGACACGATGCGGCTGGTCGACCTGCTGCTGGTGCTCCTATTTGAGGGCCGCAAGGCCTTGCCCAAATCCACGGCCGGATCCTCGAGTCGCATCCCTTGTCTGCGACGCTTGGACAGCTCGGGAGAAAGATCCCACCGACAGCTCATCGACTGTATCCGCAGCAAAGACACAGACGCCCTCATCGACGCCATCGACACGGGAG cctttGAGGTGAACTTCATGGACGACGTGGGTCAGACGCTGCTCAACTGGGCCTCGGCCTTTGGCACGCAGGAAATG GTGGAGTTCTTGTGTGAGAGGGGTGCTGATGTcaacagaggtcaaaggtcatcctCGCTGCATTACGCTGCATGCTTTGGACGGCCTCAAGTAGCAAAG ACTCTGCTGCGTCACGGTGCCAACCCTGACCTGAGGGATGAGGATGGAAAGACTCCCCTGGACAAGGCTCGGGAGCGGGGGCACAGTGAAGTGGTGGCCATACTGCAGtctcctg GAGACTGGATGTGTCCGGTCAACAAGGGTgatgacaagaagaagaaggatgtcaacaaggaggaagaggaaggaggcGAGCCCAAAGGGGATCCAGAAATGGCCCCCATCTACCTGAAGAGACTGCTGCCTGTTTTTGCACAAACCTTTCAGCAAACCATGCTGCCTTCTATTAG gaaAGCCAGTCTGGCTCTGATCCGGAAGATGGTCCACTATAGCAGTGAGGTGTTGCTCAAGGAAGTCTGCGACAGCGAGACGGGTCACAACTTGCCCACGATCCTGGTGGAGATCAGTGCCACTGTGCTGGACCAGGAG GACGACGATGATGGACACCTCCTGGCCCTGCAGATCATCAGAGATCTGGTGGACAAAGGAGGAGACGTCTTCCTGGACCAGCTGGCCCGCTTGGGAGTCATCAACAAAGTATCCACACTGGCTGGACCCGCATCAGATGATGAGAACGAGGACGAGGTCAAACCTGAGAAG gaggaggaggtgcaggAGGACGCGAGGGAGATCCTCCAAGGGAAGCCCTATCACTGGCGGGACTGGTCCATCATCAGGGGGAGAGACTGTCTCTACATCTGGTCGGATGCTGCCGCCCTCGAACTTTCAAACGGCTCGAATGGATGGTTCCGCTTCATCCTGGATGGGAAGTTGGCCACCATGTACTCCAGTGGCAGCCCCGAGGGGGGGTCCGACAGCTCTG AGTCCCGCAGCGAGTTCCTGGAGAAGCTTCAGCGTGCGAGGAGCCAGGTGAAACCAGTGACATCCAGCCAGCCCATCCTTTCCAGTTTGGGTCCCTCCAAGCTGACGGTGGGAAACTGGTCTCTGACGTGCCTGAAGGATGGTGAGATTGCCATCCACAACTCGGATGGTCAGCAGGCCACCATCTTGAAAGAGGACCTGCCGGGCTTTGTTTTCGAGTCCAACAGAGGAACCAAACACTCATTCACTGCAGAAACGTCTTTGG GTTCTGAGTTTGTGACGGGATGGACAGGAAAGCGAGGCCGCAAGCTGAAGTCCAAACTGGAAAAGACCAAACAGAAAGTAAAGAGCATGGCCAGGGAACTCTATGATGACCACTTCAAGGCCGTGGAGAGCATGCCCAGAGGAGTGGTGGTCACCCTGAGGAACATCTCCACACAGCTAGAGTCCTCCTGGGAGCTGCACACCAACAGACAA TGTGTTGAAGGGGAGAACACCTGGAGGGACCTGATGAAGACGGCCCTGGAGAACCTCATTGTGGTGCTGAAAGATGAGAACACAATTTCTCCGTACGAGATGTGCAGCAGCGGCTTGGTGCAAGCACTCTTCACTGTGCTCAACAAC AGCGTGGACCTGGACCTAAAACATGATTGTAAGCCTTTAATGGAGAGGATCAATGTCTTCAAGGCGGCTTTCAGTGAGAATGAAGATGATGAAag CCAACCAGCTATTGCCTTAATCCGTAAGCTGATTGCTGTCCTGGAGTCGATTGAGCGCCTTCCCCTGCACCTGTACGACACTCCTGGCTCCTCCTACAACCTACAG ATCTTGACGAGGAGGCTGCGCTTTCGCCTGGAGCGAGCACCAGGCGAGACGGCTCTGATTGACCGTACGGGGCGCATGTTGAAGATGGAGCCCCTGGCCACCGTGGAGTCACTGGAACAGTACCTGCTGAAGATG GTCGCAAAGCAGTGGTACGACTTTGAGCGCTCCTCCTTCATCTTTGTCAGGAAGCTAAGAGAAGGTCAGACTTTCACCTTCAGACACCAACACGACTTTGATGAGAATGGCGTCATCTACTGGGTCGGAACCAATGCCAA GACGGCCTACGAGTGGGTCAACCCTGCCGCCTATGGTCTGGTGGTGGTGACCTCATCAGAGGGACGGAACCTCCCTTATGGCCGTTTGGAGGACATCTTGAGTCGGGACAGCTCTGCCCTCAACTGTCACACCAACGATGACAAGAATGCCTGGTTTGCCGTCGACCTGGGCCTCTGGGTCATTCCCTCGGCGTACACCTTGAGGCACGCCAG GGGTTACGGGCGCTCTGCATTGAGGAACTGGGTGTTCCAGGTGTCCAAAGACGGTCAGAACTGGACCACGCTGTATACACACATGGACGACTGCAGCCTGACTGAACCAGG GTCGACCGCCACATGGCCTCTGGACCCATCCAAAGACGAGAAACAGGGTTGGCGACACATCAGAATCAAGCAAATGGGCAAGAACGCCAGCGCCCAGACCCACTACCTGTCTTTGTCCGGCCTGGAGCTCTACGGCACCGTTACTTCCGTATGCGAGGACCAGCTAG GTAAAGCCGTGAAGGAAGCTGAGGCCAATCTTCGACGCCAGCGTCGCCTCTTTCGCTCCCAGGTGATGAAGTACATCGTCCCCGGAGCCAGAGTCGTCCGTGGCATTGACTGGAAGTGGCGTGACCAGGATGGCAACCCGGCCGGCGAGGGCACCGTCACTGGGGAGGCCCATAACG GCTGGATTGATGTAACCTGGGATGCTGGCGGCTCTAACTCTTACCGTATGGGCGCTGAAGGGAAGTTTGACCTCAAGCTTGCTCCAGGGTACGACCCTGAGTCGGCTGCCACAGCGCCGTCACCCAAACCTGTCTCATCCGCTGTTTCAGGCCCCGCCTTCTCCACGGTGGGACACTCCTTGACCCCGGCAGCCAGTGGCGGCACCACCACTACCTCTTCCTCCTCGCAGCAGCAGTCGTGGAGCAGTCTGGTGAAAAATAACTGTCCAGACAAGGGCGGGGCCTCGTCGCTGGGTGGAGCCAGCTCCTCCAGCAGGAAGGGCAGTAGCAGCTCTGTCTGTAGTGTGGCCTCCTCCTCTGACATCAGCCTCAGCTCCTCGCTCGGCCTCCCCGCCGGAGGGCTGCGGCCGGACAAGAGGGTTGAGGGGCTGCTGCTGGACCAGGGTTCTGGGGTGGGTGGACTCACAGGAGGCGGGGCCGGCTCTGAGGGCCAGCAGCAAGAACCTATTGTGGTGCTGTCCTCCGCCATGGAGGGCGGGTCCGGTTCCGCGTCCAGCTCGGGCACCATCACCGCAGACGCGGCCGCCCCCGGTGAAGAAGGCCGGAACAAAGACCCATCCGACGACCCGGCGACGGCCATCTCCATGGGGCTGGTGAGCGTGAGCTCGCCTGACGTCAGCTCTGTGTCCGAATCTCCGAGCAAGGACGTGCCCTCCCAGAGGCCTTTGTGCTCGGCTGCCAATGCCCGCCTGTCGGTCAGCTCCCTGCTGGCGGCCGGCGCCCCCATGAGCTCTAGTGCCAGCGTGCCCAACCTCTCGTCCCGCGAGGCCAGCCTAATGGAGTCGTTTGTACGCCGCGCGCCCAACATGTCGCGAACAAACGCCACCAACAACATGAACCTGAGCCGCAGCAGCAGCGACAACAACACCAACACGCTCGGGAGGAATGTCATGAGCACGGCCA CGTCCCCGCTCATGGGCGCTCAGAGCTTTCCGAACCTCACCACCACTGGCACCACCTCCACCGTTACCATGTCAACCTCCATCGTAACCAGCAGCAATAACGTCGCCACAGCCACCACTGGCCTGTCAGTGGGGCAGTTGCTAAGCAACACCTTGACCACCAGCCTGACATCCACGTCCAGCGAGAGCGACACGGGACAGGAAGCGGAATTTTCTCTCTATG ACTTCCTGGATAGCTGTCGCGCTAACACGCTGTTAGCTGAGCTTGACGATGAAGAAGACCTTCCAGAGCctgacgacgacgatgatgagAACGAAGACGACAATCAGGAGGACCAGGAGTATGAGGAGGTGTTG gaggaggaggagtacgaGACCAAAGGAGGTCGGAGGAGGACGTGGGATGACGATTTTGTACTAAAGAGACAGTTTTCAGCTTTGGTCCCTGCTTTTGACCCCCGACCTGGAAGAACCAATGTCCAGCAGACCACTGATCTGGAGATCCCTCCGCCAG GGACTCCTTGCTCTGAGGTGCAGGAGGAGGTGGAGTGTGCTCCTTCTCCTCATCTGGCCCTTACCCTCAAG GTGGCGGGGCTGGGCACGACACGGGAGGTGGAGCTTCCTCTGTCCAATTACAAGTCCACCATCTTCTTCTACGTCCAGCGACTGCTACAGCTCTCGTGCAACGGCGCCGTCAAGACGGACAAACTGCGACGCATCTGGGAGCCCACATACAC GATCATGTACAGAGAGCTGAAGGACGCCTGCAAGGAGAAAGAGAGCGACAAGATG GACTTCTGTGAACACAGCGTGGGTGGCAGCGGTCTGAGTCCGAACTCGCTGTTGTCCAATCAGAGCAGTGACATTCTGGGATGCAGCCGAGAGACGCCGCAGGCCAAAGCGGGCTGCAGTCAGAACACGTGTGGCGTGGAGGACGTCCTGCAGCTCCTCCGCATTCTCTACATCATCGGAGGAGACGCTGCCTCTAACGCACGCACACTGCAGGAGG ACGCAGATGAGCTGCAGTTCAATGCAGCGCCGGAAGAGTTCACCAGCAAGAAGATCACCACAAAGATCCTTCAGCAGATCGAA GAGCCGCTGGCGCTTGCGAGCGGTGCACTTCCTGACTGGTGTGAACAGCTGACATCCAAGTGTCCTTTCCTGATCCCATTTGAGACCCGACAGCTCTTCTTCACCTGCACTGCCTTTGGAGCCTCCAG GGCCATCGTTTGGTTGCAGAACCGGCGCGAGGCCACCATGGAGCGCTCTCGCCCGTCTACCACGGTGCGCAGGGACGACCCTGGAGACTTCAGGGTGGGCCGGCTCAAACATGAGCGCGTCAAAGTCCCGCGAGGAGAGGCCATGATGGAGTGGGCCGAGTCCGTCATGCAGATCCACGCCGACAGGAAGTCTGTGCTTGAG GTGGAGTTCCAAGGAGAGGAGGGAACCGGCCTCGGTCCAACGCTGGAGTTCTACGCTTTGGTGGCTGCAGAATTCCAGAGAACATCACTGGGAATCTGGTTGTGTGACGACGACTTCCCTGATGACGAGTCACGACAG GTGGACCTGGGCGGTGGCCTGAAGCCTCCGGGTTTCTACGTGCAGCGTTCATGCGGTCTCTTCCCGGCACCGTTCCCTCAGGATAGCGAGGAACTGGAGCGCATCACCAAACTCTTCCACTTCCTGGGTGTGTTCCTGGCCAAGTGCATCCAGGACAACCGTTTGGTGGACCTTCCCGTGTCTCAGCCCTTCTTTAAGTTGCTCTGCATGGGGGACATCAAGTCCAACATGAGCAAGCTGCTCTACTCGTCACGCGGCTCACCGCAAGGTCACGACTCGGAGCGGCCGCTGCTGTCCGATGTGCAGTCGCAGGCGTCCACCGAGGAGAGCCAGGAGACGTACTCCGTGGGCAGCTTCGACGAGGACTCAAAGTCCGAGTTCATCATGGACCCGCCCAAGCCCAAACCTCCTGCCTGGTACCATGGCATCCTCACCTGGGAGGACTTCCAGCTGGTCAACCCCCACAG GGCCAGCTTCCTGAAGGAGGTCAAGGAGTTGGTGGTCAAAAGGAGGCAGATCCTGGCCAGTAAAAATCTGTCCGAGGATGACAAGAACACAAGACTGCAAGACCTGATGCTGAGGAACCCCTTGGGCTCTGGACCTCCCCTCAGCATAGAAGACCTGGG GTTGAACTTCCAGTTCTGTCCCTCTTCCAAAGTTCATGGTTTCTCGGCAGTAGATCTCAAACTAAACGGCGATGATGAG ATGGTGACCATGGAGAATGCGGAGGACTACGTGGAGTTAATGTTTGACTTTTGTATGCACACGGGAATCCAGAAACAGATGGAGGCCTTCAGAG aGGGATTCAATCGAGTGTTTCCAATGGAAAAGTTGAGCTCGTTTAGCCACAAGGAGGTGCAGATGATCCTCTGTGGGAACCAGTCACCTTCATggactgctgatgacatcatcaactaCACTGAGCCAAAGCTGGGTTACACCAGAGATAG CCCCGGCTTCCTGCGATTCGTCAGAGTTCTGTGCGGAATGTCGTCGGACGAAAGGAAAGCCTTCCTACAGTTCACCACTGGCTGCTCCACGCTGCCCCCTGGAGGCCTGGCCAACCTGCACCCCCGCCTCACCATCGTCAGGAAG GTGGACGCCACAGACTCCAGTTACCCGTCGGTCAACACGTGCGTTCACTACCTGAAGCTTCCGGAATATTCCTCCGAAGACATCGTGAGGGAGCGTCTCCTGGCCGCCACCATGGAGAAAGGCTTCCACCTGAACTGA
- the LOC131140077 gene encoding AP-4 complex subunit sigma-1-like, producing MITFILMVNRQGQTRLSRYYQPVKLSQRAALEADVVRCCLSRKRDQCSFVEYKDFKLVFRQYAALYIVVGITEDENELSVYELLQNFVEVLDKYFSRVSELDIMFNLDRVHVILDEMIQNGHIAETNKSSILSPLTALDKMTDG from the exons ATGATCACCTTCATCCTGATGGTGAACCGCCAGGGTCAGACTCGTCTATCCAGGTACTACCAGCCAGTCAAGCTCAGCCAGCGTGCGGCGCTGGAGGCCGATGTGGTCCGATGCTGTCTGAGCCGTAAGAGAGACCAG TGTTCCTTTGTGGAATACAAAGACTTCAAACTGGTGTTCCGCCAGTATGCTGCACTCTACATCGTGGTGGGCATCACAGAAGATGAG AACGAACTGTCAGTTTATGAGCTGCTGCAGAACTTTGTGGAAGTTTTGGATAAATACTTCAGCCGAGTG AGCGAACTGGAT ATCATGTTCAACCTGGACCGAGTCCACGTCATCCTGGATGAGATGATCCAGAATGGACACATCGCAGAGACCAACAAGAGCAGCATCCTGTCACCGCTCACGGCGCTTGATAAGATGACCGACGGTTGA
- the LOC131140075 gene encoding striatin-3-like — MDEHPGGGAAGPPPPPPPLQEQQQGGTAGSHPALGGGGGAMLGSQQSDELPRPHQQYTVPGILHYIQHEWARFEMERAHWEVERTELQARIAFLQGERKGQENLKNDLVRRIKMLEYALKQERAKYHKLKYGTELNQGDVKMPNFESDSKDSEVSALPANSQLTWKQGRQLLRQYLQEVGYTDTILDVRTQRVRSLLGLSASDHNGSVENKNLQHLINGTERRKDNKRSPGDVLETFNFLENAEDSDEDDEDDDGELLDDKLHRSRKHKNKVGNEGLASEDDTDTEEALKEFDFLVTAEDGEGAGEARSSGDGTEWAEPLPFPSSGGKSFLMGGVDHVLESVLGLGDLADLTVTNDDTDFSYDLPSGQESSFRKTWNPKYTLRSHFDGVRALAFHPVEPCLVTVSEDHTLKLWNLTKTIAAKKSASLDVEPVYTFRAHVGPVLSLAMTSSGEQCFSGGLDATIQRWNIPSSNVDPYDTYDAGALAASWTGHTDAVWGLAYSGIKNRLLSCSADGTVKLWNPQEKDPCISTFNTGKDHGIPTSVDFNGCDPAHMVASFDSGDVVVYDLETSQHALVLKGQSEGTNAGCNHIYKVVSHPTLPVTITAHEDRHIKFFDNKSGKVIHAMVAHLDAVTSLAVDPNGIYLMSGSHDCSLRLWNLDSKTCVQEITAHRKKSEEAIYDVTFHPSKAYIASAGADALARVYV; from the exons ATGGACGAGCACCCCGGCGGAGGAGCCGCTGGAcctccgccgccaccgccgccgctacAGGAGCAGCAGCAAGGGGGCACGGCCGGCTCTCACCCGGCTCTTGGAGGCGGTGGTGGGGCAATGCTGGGATCGCAGCAGTCGGACGAGCTACCGCGGCCTCATCAACAGTATACCGTCCCCGGCATTCTGCACTACATCCAGCATGAGTGGGCCCGCTTCGAGATGGAGCGGGCCCACTGGGAAGTGGAACGGACTGAACTGCAG GCTAGGATAGCGTTCCTGCAGGGGGAGAGGAAAGGTCAGGAGAACCTGAAGAATGACCTGGTCAGAAGAATCAAAATGTTGGAATACGCTCTCAAGCAGGAGAG agcCAAGTACCACAAGTTAAAGTACGGAACAGAGTTGAACCAAGGTGACGTGAAGATGCCCAACTTTGAATCAG ACAGCAAAGACTCAGAGGTGTCGGCGCTTCCCGCCAACAGTCAGCTGACCTGGAAACAAGGGCGACAACTACTGCGACA gTACCTGCAGGAGGTGGGCTACACAGACACCATCTTGGATGTGCGCACACAGAGAGTTCGATCACTGCTCGGCCTCTCTGCATCCGATCACAACGGCTCAGTGGAGAACAAGAACCTGCAGCACCTCATCAACGGCACGGAACGCCGCAAGGACAACAAGAG GAGTCCAGGAGATGTGTTGGAGACGTTCAACTTCCTGGAGAACGCCGAGGACAGTGACGAAGACGACGAAGACGACGATGGCGAGTTGCTGGATGACAAACTTCACAGAAGCAGGAAACACAAAAATAAG GTGGGAAACGAGGGCCTGGCATCGGAGGACGACACAGACACGGAGGAGGCGCTGAAGGAGTTTGACTTCCTGGTTACGGCGGAAGACGGCGAGGGGGCAGGGGAAGCCCGCAGCTCAGGAGACGGGACAGAGTGGG CTGAGCCGCTCCCGTTCCCGAGCAGCGGGGGGAAGTCCTTCCTGATGGGCGGGGTCGATCACGTCTTGGAGAGCGTGCTGGGATTGGGTGACCTCGCCGACCTCACCGTCACCAACGATGACACAGACTTCAGCTACGAC CTGCCGTCCGGTCAGGAGTCTTCATTCAGGAAGACCTGGAATCCCAAGTACACGCTGCGGAGTCACTTTGATGGCGTCCGAGCGCTCGCCTTCCATCCCGTGGAGCCGTGCCTGGTTACCGTGTCCGAGGATCACACGCTGAAACTGTGGAACCTCACCAAGACCATCGCCGCCAAAAA AAGTGCCTCTCTGGATGTGGAACCCGTCTACACGTTCAGAGCTCACGT TGGACCCGTGCTGTCGCTGGCCATGACCTCCAGCGGCGAGCAGTGTTTCAGCGGCGGCCTGGACGCCACCATCCAGCGCTGGAACATTCCCAGCTCCAACGTGGACCCGTACGACACCTACg ATGCCGGTGCGCTGGCCGCATCGTGGACGGGGCATACGGACGCCGTGTGGGGGTTGGCTTACAGCGGCATCAAGAACCGCCTCCTGTCGTGTTCGGCCGACGGAACAGTCAAACTCTGGAACCCTCAGGAGAAGGACCCCTGCATCAGCACTTTCAACACCGGCAAGG ACCACGGCATCCCCACGTCAGTGGACTTCAACGGCTGTGACCCCGCCCACATGGTGGCGTCATTTGACAGTGGTGATGTGGTGGTGTATGACTTGGAgacttcccagcatgcattggtGCTGAAGGGGCAGAGTGAAGGAa CCAACGCCGGCTGTAATCATATCTACAAGGTGGTCAGCCACCCCACCCTGCCTGTCACCATCACGGCCCACGAAGACCGCCACATCAAGTTCTTTGACAACAAGTCAG gcAAGGTCATCCACGCCATGGTGGCTCACCTGGATGCAGTAACCAGTCTGGCTGTGGATCCCAACGGAATCTACCTGATGTCCGGAA GCCACGATTGTTCGCTGCGTCTGTGGAACCTGGACTCCAAGACGTGCGTGCAGGAGATCACGGCGCACCGCAAGAAGAGCGAGGAGGCCATCTACGatgtgacctttcacccctcCAAGGCGTACatcgcctcggccggcgccgACGCCCTCGCCAGGGTCTACGTGTAG